The Crassaminicella indica genomic interval AAGGGTTGCGCTCGTTGCGGGACTTAACCCAACATCTCACGACACGAGCTGACGACAACCATGCACCACCTGTCTCTCTGTCCCCGGAGGGATTTCACCGATTAAGGTTAATGCAGAGGATGTCAAGTCCTGGTAAGGTTCTTCGCGTTGCTTCGAATTAAACCACATGCTCCGCTGCTTGTGCGGGTCCCCGTCAATTCCTTTGAGTTTCAGTCTTGCGACCGTACTCCCCAGGCGGAGTGCTTAATGCGTTAGCTGCGGCACCGAAGGGATGAACCTCCGACACCTAGCACTCATCGTTTACGGCGTGGACTACCAGGGTATCTAATCCTGTTCGCTCCCCACGCTTTCGTGCCTCAGCGTCAGTTACAGTCCAGAGAGTCGCCTTCGCCACTGGTGTTCCTCCTAATATCTACGCATTTCACCGCTACACTAGGAATTCCACTCTCCTCTCCTGCACTCAAGCCAATAAGTTTCCAAGGCTTACTACGGTTGAGCCGTAGCCTTTCACCCCAGACTTTATCGGCCGCCTACGCACCCTTTACGCCCAGTGATTCCGGATAACGCTCGCCCCCTACGTATTACCGCGGCTGCTGGCACGTAGTTAGCCGGGGCTTCCTCCTAAGGTACCGTCAGTTTTCTTCCCTTAGGACAGAGTTTTACGACCCGAAGGCCTTCATCACTCACGCGGCGTTGCTGCATCAGGCTTTCGCCCATTGTGCAATATTCCCCACTGCTGCCTCCCGTAGGAGTCTGGACCGTGTCTCAGTTCCAGTGTGGCCGATCACCCTCTCAGGTCGGCTACTGATCGTTGCCTTGGTGAGCCGTTACCTCACCAACTAGCTAATCAGACGCGGGCCCATCCTATACCGCTAAAGCTTTGACTCATGTACCATGCGGTACTAGAGCTTTATCAGGTATTAATCCCGGTTTCCCGAGGCTATCCCTGTGTATAGGGCAGGTTGCCCACGCGTTACTCACCCGTCCGCCGCTTTCCACTAATCAAATCTCCCGAAGGATCATTGACAGCTTCTCGCTCGACTTGCATGTGTTAGGCACGCCGCCAGCGTTCATCCTGAGCCAGGATCAAACTCTCAAATAAAAGAATTCGAATTGAACGTTTCTCGTTTATAACGAGTATCTGGCTTAATTTCTTACACTGTATAGTTTTCAAAGATCAAATTTTTACTCAATCGCCGTTCAGCGACTTTTTTATATTAGCACTTTTTGTCGAATCTGTCAAGCACTTTTTTTATTAATTCTTTGTGCTTTTCATCAGCGACAAAATATATTTTACCATCTCATCTCAAGCATGTCAACTAGAAATTTTTTCTAGCTTTCAAAAACTATTCTCTAAATGAGACAAGTAATACTATACCATCATACATGAATACAGTCAATACTTTTTTTATGGTATTTTATGTATTTACACAACACTTATTTGAACAAATTGCATATTGCATAAAACTTACGCTAAATCCGAATAAAAAAACTCAATTCTCTTAAAGACAAAATGAAGTCTATTGTATATGCAAAAAGCTTTTATAAATAATTAAACTTTGAAGTTGGATCCCTATAGGTAAACAACTTCAAAACGAAATATAAAAGATAGTTCATTCCAGATAACTTTTGAAAAAACTAAACTTCATTTCATGAAAAAATACTAAACCTTCAAAACTCACTTCGTTCAAACAATGAAGGTTCTTAACGTATTTTTTATGAAATTTCAGTAAGTTTTTTTACAAAAGTTATCGAAGTCATTCACTTATCTTTATATATTTCTTTTTTTATGTTGAAGTTGTTTACCTATATATATAAAATGGATTTAATGAAAAAAAGTTTTATATTGAAAGAAAAAATTTTGTTCCTTTCCATTGAAAAAAATCATATATTCATATATATTATCTATAAATCTTTATTCCATAAAAGGAGGTTTCTCATGCTATCTTCAAAGTTAAAAGAAATTACCCCTTCTTTTACTATAGGAATCAGCACAAAAGTAAAAGAACTCAAAGGTCAAGGACAAGATATTATTAATTTAAGTATTGGAGAACCAGATTTTTTAACACCTCAAGCTGCTAAAACTAATGCTATAAAAGCAATAAATACGAATAAAACAAAGTATGATTCAGCAGCTGGATTACTCACATTACGTAAAGCTATTCAAAACAAACTTCAAGTTGAAAACAATATTTCATATGAATTAGATGAAATTATTGTATCAAATGGTGCAAAGCATGCTATTACTAATACACTTATTGCTTTATTAGATCATGGTGACGAAGTGATTATTCCTAAACCTTATTGGGTTAGTTATCCTGAAATGGTTAAGCTTGTAGGAGGCAAACCTATTTTTATGGATACAAAAAAGGAAAATCATTTCAAGGTTACACCTAAAGCTATTGAACATATTATTACTCCTAAAACGAAAATGATTTTTATTACAACCCCTTCTAATCCAACAGGAGCTGTATATTCAAAAGAAGAATTAAAAAGAATTGTTGATGTTTGTCTTAAGCACAATATCTATATTTTATCAGATGAAATATATGAAAAAATTTGTTACACTAATTCTTTTGTGAGTATAGCTTCGTTATCTGATGAAGCAAAAAATATCACCATTACCATTAATGGACTTTCTAAATCTGCCGCTATGACTGGATGGAGAATTGGATACTCTGCTACAAATAAAACATTAGCAAAGGCTATTGCTACTGTACAAGGTCATCTCGTATCCCATCCTAGTACTATTTCCCAATGGGCTGCTGTTTCTGCTTTAAATTCCTGTCATACAGAAATGGTTGAAATGATAAATACTTATCAAGCCAGAAGAGATTTAGCTGTAGAAGCACTCAAAAAAATTAAAGAGCTTGAATTTATTGAACCTCAAGGCGCTTTCTATTTGTTTATTGATATATCCAAACTAAAAAATAAATTGAAATGGAATAATAGCTTTTCTGTTGCTTTTTCCGATATGTTATTAAACAAAGGAAAGGTTGCCGTTGTTCCAGGAATCGCCTTTGGAATGGATGATTTTATTCGTATCTCCTACGCATGTGATACAGAAGAATTATTAGAAGGAATAAGCCGAATTCAAGCTTTTATAGAAAACCTATAATACGATAAAAAGAACACTACTTTATTTTTAAAGAGTGTTCTTTTATGTTTATAATATAAAAAAAATGTGAATAACTTTAAATTTTCTATATACTTATCCACAGTATTTTCTAAAAATTGTTGATTTATCTTTCAATAATAAAAAAATAAAAAAAAGACCTAAAACGAACCCGTTTCGTCCTAAGTCCTTTATATAACCAGCGGCGACCTACTCTCCCAAGGCGTCCCCGCCTAAGTACCATCAGCGCTGAAGGGCTTAACTTCTGTGTTCGGTATGGGAACAGGTGTGACCCCTTCGCTATTGCCACTGGATTATTATATATACCCTCAAAACTAAACAATGCATATTTTGGTCAAGCCCTCGACCTATTAGTATCGGTCAGCTAAAGACATTACTGCCCTTACACCTCCGACCTATCAACCAGATCGTCTTTCTGGGGTCTTACTGGATTAACTCCATGGGAAATCTTATCTTAAGGGGGGCTTCGCGCTTAGATGCCTTCAGCGCTTATCCCTTCCGTACATAGCTACTCAGCTGTGCCACTGGCGTGACAACTGATGCACCAGAGGTACGTCCATCCCGGTCCTCTCGTACTAAGGACAGCTCCTCTCAAATTTCCTACGCCCACAGCGGATAGGGACCGAACTGTCTCACGACGTTCTGAACCCAGCTCGCGTGCCTCTTTAATGGGCGAACAGCCCAACCCTTGGGACCTACTTCAGCCCCAGGATGAGACGAGCCGACATCGAGGTGCCAAACCTCCCCGTCGATGTGGACTCTTGGGGGAGATAAGCCTGTTATCCCCGGGGTAGCTTTTATCCGTTGAGCGATGGCCCTTCCACTCGGAACCACCGGATCACTAAGCCCGACTTTCGTCCTTGCTCGACCTGTGTGTCTCGCAATCAAGCTCCCTTCTGCCTTTGCACTCTTCGCGCGATTTCCGACCGCGCTGAGGGAACCTTTGGGCGCCTCCGTTACTCTTTAGGAGGCGACCGCCCCAGTCAAACTGCCCACCTGACAGTGTCCCAAAGCTGGATTCACAGCTTATGGTTAGAACTTCAGTATTACAAGAGTGGTATCCCAACGTCGACTCCACACACACTGGCGTGCATGCTTCTCAGTCTCCCACCTATCCTGTACATGTAATACCAAAATCCAGTGTCAGGCTACAGTAAAGCTCCACGGGGTCTTTCCGTCCTGCTGCGGGTAACCGGCATCTTCACCGGTACTACAATTTCACCGAGTCTATTGTTGAGACAGTGCCCAAATCGTTACGCCTTTCGTGCGGGTCGGAACTTACCCGACAAGGAATTTCGCTACCTTAGGACCGTTATAGTTACGGCCGCCGTTTACTGGGGCTTAAGTTCTGTGCTTCACTTTCGTTAACACTTCCCCTTAACCTTCCAGCACCGGGCAGGCGTCAGCCCCTATACATCGTCTTTCGACTTAGCAGAGACCTGTGTTTTTGCTAAACAGTCGCTTGGGCCTATTCTCTGCGGCCACCTCGGGCTTGCACCCTAACGTGGCACCCCTTCTCCCGAAGTTACGGGGTCATTTTGCCGAGTTCCTTAACAATAGTTCTCTCGCTCGCCTTAGGATTCTCTCCTCACCTACCTGTGTCGGTTTGCGGTACGGGCACCTACAATCTCGCTAGAGGCTTTTCTTGACAGTGTGGAATCAGTAAGTTCGCTACTTGTTTTTCGCTCCCCATCACGTCTCAGAATTATCGAAACGGATTTGCCTATCTCGACTTCCTAAACGCTTGGACGCACACAACCAACGGTGCGCTTAACCTATCCTCCTGTGTCACCCCATTGCTCAAACGATTTTCGGTGGTACAGGAATTTCAACCTGTTGTCCATCGCCTACGACTTTCGTCCTCGGCTTAGGTCCCGACTAACCCTGAGTGGACGAACCTTCCTCAGGAAACCTTAGGTTTTCGGCGGGCAGGATTCTCACCTGCCTCTCGCTACTCATGCCAACATTCTCTCTTGTATACAGTCCACTGCTCCTTACGGTACAGCTTCAACCCGTATACAATGCTCCCCTACCCATCCCAAAGGGATGCCGTAGCTTCGGTGACAGGTTTGAGCCCCGGTAATTTTCGGCGCAGGATCACTCGACTAGTGAGCTATTACGCACTCTTTGAATGAATGGCTGCTTCTAAGCCAACATCCTAGTTGTCTATGCAATCCCACATCCTTTTCCACTTAACCTGTACTTAGGGACCTTAGCTGACGGTCTGGGCTGTTTCCCTCTCGACTATGAATCTTATCACACATAGTCTGACTCCTAAAATTATGATTACGGCATTCGGAGTTTGATAGTCTTCGGTAACCGGTGAGGGCCCCTAGGACATTCAGTGCTCTACCTCCGTATCACAACTTTTAAGGCTAGCCCTAAAGCTATTTCGGGGAGAACCAGCTATCTCCGAGTTCGATTGGAATTTCTCCGCTATCCACAAGTCATCCCAGCCTTTTTCAACAGACATGGGTTCGGTCCTCCACGAAATTTTACTTCCGCTTCAACCTGCTCATGGATAGGTCACCCGGTTTCGGGTCTACGGCATACAACTAAAATCGCCCTATTCAGACTCGCTTTCGCTGCGGCTCCGTAGCATAACTACTTAACCTTGCTGCATACCGTAACTCGTTGGCCCGTTCTACAAAAAGTACGCGGTCGTTCATAAAAAGAACTTCCACTGCTTGTAAACATAGGGTTTCAGGTTCTATTTCACTCCCCTCCCGGGGTTCTTTTCACCTTTCCCTCACGGTACTATGCGCTATCGGTCACCAGGTAGTATTTAGCCTTGGGGGGTGGTCCCCCCTGCTTCCCACAAGGTTTCACGTGTCTCGTGGTACTCTGGAGTATACTCGAAAGTCTTCTTGTTTCGCCTACAGGACTATTACCTTCTACGGTGAGCCTTTCCAGACTTCTTCGACTACAATACCTCTTTCTTAATGAGTATATCCACAACCCCTAAAGAAAATTCTTTAGGTTTGGGCTAGTCCCCTTTCGCTCGCCGCTACTTAGGGAATCGAGTTTTCTTTCTCTTCCTCAGGGTACTTAGATGTTTCAGTTCCCCTGGTATGCCTACCATTACCTATGGATTCAGTAATAGTTACTTAAGTATTACCTTAAGTAGGTTTCCCCATTCGGAAATCCCCGGATCAACGCTTGCTTGCAGCTACCCGAGGCTTATCGCAGCTTACCACGTCCTTCATCGGCTCCTGGTGCCAAGGCATCCGCCCTATGCTCTTTATAGCTTGACCAGTAAAAATTGTATTTTATATGCATTGTTCAGTTTTCAAAGTACACATGGTGGAGACGAGGGGGATCGAACCCCTGACCCCCTGCGTGCAAGGCAGGTGCTCTCCCAGCTGAGCTACGTCCCCATAATTAACTTTTGAAGGTTTGATCCTTCAAAACTATACAGTGTAAGTTAAGCCTTTCTCCTTAGAAAGGAGGTGATCCAGCCGCACCTTCCGATACGGCTACCTTGTTACGACTTCACCCCAGTTATTGATTTCACCTTCGGCAGCTTCCTCCATAAGGTTAGATAGCTGACTTCGGGTGCCCCCAACTCCCGTGGTGTGACGGGCGGTGTGTACAAGACCCGGGAACGCATTCACCGCGGCATTCTGATCCACGATTACTAGCAACTCCAGCTTCATGTGGGCGAGTTGCAGCCCACAATCCGAACTGAGACTGGCTTTTAGGATTTGCTCCAGATTACTCCTTCGCTTCCCGTTGTACCAGCCATTGTAGCACGTGTGTAGCCCAGAACATAAGGGGCATGATGATTTGACGTCATCCCCACCTTCCTCCGAGTTATCCCCGGCAGTCTCTCTAGAGTGCCCATCCGAAATGCTGGCAACTAAAGACAAGGGTTGCGCTCGTTGCGGGACTTAACCCAACATCTCACGACACGAGCTGACGACAACCATGCACCACCTGTCTCTCTGTCCCCGGAGGGATTTCACCGATTAAGGTTAATGCAGAGGATGTCAAGTCCTGGTAAGGTTCTTCGCGTTGCTTCGAATTAAACCACATGCTCCGCTGCTTGTGCGGGTCCCCGTCAATTCCTTTGAGTTTCAGTCTTGCGACCGTACTCCCCAGGCGGAGTGCTTAATGCGTTAGCTGCGGCACCGAAGGGATGAACCTCCGACACCTAGCACTCATCGTTTACGGCGTGGACTACCAGGGTATCTAATCCTGTTCGCTCCCCACGCTTTCGTGCCTCAGCGTCAGTTACAGTCCAGAGAGTCGCCTTCGCCACTGGTGTTCCTCCTAATATCTACGCATTTCACCGCTACACTAGGAATTCCACTCTCCTCTCCTGCACTCAAGCCAATAAGTTTCCAAGGCTTACTACGGTTGAGCCGTAGCCTTTCACCCCAGACTTTATCGGCCGCCTACGCACCCTTTACGCCCAGTGATTCCGGATAACGCTCGCCCCCTACGTATTACCGCGGCTGCTGGCACGTAGTTAGCCGGGGCTTCCTCCTAAGGTACCGTCAGTTTTCTTCCCTTAGGACAGAGTTTTACGACCCGAAGGCCTTCATCACTCACGCGGCGTTGCTGCATCAGGCTTTCGCCCATTGTGCAATATTCCCCACTGCTGCCTCCCGTAGGAGTCTGGACCGTGTCTCAGTTCCAGTGTGGCCGATCACCCTCTCAGGTCGGCTACTGATCGTTGCCTTGGTGAGCCGTTACCTCACCAACTAGCTAATCAGACGCAGGCCCATCCTATACCGCTAAAGCTTTGACTCATGTACCATGCGCTACTAGAGCTTTATCAGGTATTAATCCCGGTTTCCCGAGGCTATCCCTGTGTATAGGGCAGGTTGCCCACGCGTTACTCACCCGTCCGCCGCTTTCCACTAATCAAATCTCCCGAAGGATCATTGACAGCTTCTCGCTCGACTTGCATGTGTTAGGCACGCCGCCAGCGTTCATCCTGAGCCAGGATCAAACTCTCAAATAAAAGAATTCGAATTGAACATTTCTCGTTTATAACGATTATCTGGCTTAATTTCTTACACTGTATAATTTTCAAGGTTCAATTTTTTACTTAATCGCCGTTCAGCGACTTTTTCATATTAGCACTTTTTGTCGAATCTGTCAAGCACTTTTTTTATTAATGCTTTGTGCTTTTCATCAGCGACAAAATATATCCTACCATCTCATCTAAAGCATGTCAACTAGAAATTTTTTCTAGCTTTCAAAAGCTATTCCCTAAATGAGACAAATAGTTGTTGAATAACTAAATTTGGGAATTGTTGATTTGTCGAATTTTTATAAACAATATTATATAAAGATAAGTGAATAACTTCGATAACTTTTACAAAAAAACTTACTAAAATTACATAAAACAAACAATTTCTCATTATACTATAGATAAACAATATCAACATAAAAAAATATATAAAGATAAGTGAATAACTTCATTAACTTTCGCAAAAAAACTTACTGAAATTATATGAAAAATACGTTAAGAACCTTCATTGTTTGAAAAAAGTGAGTTTTGAAATTGTTTATCTATAGATAAACAACATCAACATAAAAAAAGAAATATATAAAGATAAGTGAATGACTTTGATAACTTTTGTAAAAAAACTTACTGAAATTTCATGAAAAATACGTTAAAAACCTTCATTGTTTGAACGAAGTGAGTTTTAAAGTTGTTTACCTATATATAAAGTAATTGAAGATGCATACCGAAAGGAAGCTGTGGAATGGTTATTATTTTAATCAGAACAGTATTATTGTACATATTTGTTTTATTTTGCATAAGATTGATGGGAAAGGGCGAGCTTAGTGAAATGCAGCCCTTTGAGCTAGTTATTCTTCTTATGATTTCAGAGCTTGCAGCCTTGCCTATGGAAAATACTGCACTACCTTTACTAAATGGCCTTACAGCTATTATAGCTTTATTATTCATTCAAGTTGTTCTCTCTTATATCAACTTAAAAAGCGAAAAAGCTAGAAAAATCATCTGTGGTAAGCCTAGTATATTAATTGATCATGGACATATTAATGAAAAAGAAATGAAACGTTTAAGAATCAATATGAATGATTTGATTGAACAAATGAGAGTTAAAAATTACCATAACATTGCAGACGTTGAATTTGCAATATTAGAAACCAACGGCGATTTAAGTATTGTTCCTAAAGCTGAGAAAAAAACTGTAACTTTAGAAGATATGCATATCAAGCCACCTGATAATGACCTTCCTGTTACTTTGATTATTGATGGACATATTAATGAACATAATCTAAGCAATATCGACTGCTCAAAGGATTGGCTTATCTCTCAAATAAAAGCAAAAGGAGTAAAAAATCCTAAGGATGTTTTATTCTGCTATATAGATGCAAATAAAAACGTTTATGTTTATAAAAAAGATAAGGTGTGATAATTTATGCGCGTACTGATCATTTCAACACTAGCAGTTCTTTTAGTTATTGGTGGATGGATGATTTTATATAACACTATCAATAATAATTTTACCGAACTCACCAGTACTTTAAATAAGGTTAGTGAAAATATTGAAGCACAAGATTGGCAACTAGCTTATTCTGAATTATCTAAAACAAACAAAAAGTGGAAAGGGTTAAAGAACTTTCTTCCTTTATTTTTAGATCACCGAGAAATTTACAAA includes:
- a CDS encoding pyridoxal phosphate-dependent aminotransferase gives rise to the protein MLSSKLKEITPSFTIGISTKVKELKGQGQDIINLSIGEPDFLTPQAAKTNAIKAINTNKTKYDSAAGLLTLRKAIQNKLQVENNISYELDEIIVSNGAKHAITNTLIALLDHGDEVIIPKPYWVSYPEMVKLVGGKPIFMDTKKENHFKVTPKAIEHIITPKTKMIFITTPSNPTGAVYSKEELKRIVDVCLKHNIYILSDEIYEKICYTNSFVSIASLSDEAKNITITINGLSKSAAMTGWRIGYSATNKTLAKAIATVQGHLVSHPSTISQWAAVSALNSCHTEMVEMINTYQARRDLAVEALKKIKELEFIEPQGAFYLFIDISKLKNKLKWNNSFSVAFSDMLLNKGKVAVVPGIAFGMDDFIRISYACDTEELLEGISRIQAFIENL
- a CDS encoding DUF421 domain-containing protein — translated: MVIILIRTVLLYIFVLFCIRLMGKGELSEMQPFELVILLMISELAALPMENTALPLLNGLTAIIALLFIQVVLSYINLKSEKARKIICGKPSILIDHGHINEKEMKRLRINMNDLIEQMRVKNYHNIADVEFAILETNGDLSIVPKAEKKTVTLEDMHIKPPDNDLPVTLIIDGHINEHNLSNIDCSKDWLISQIKAKGVKNPKDVLFCYIDANKNVYVYKKDKV
- a CDS encoding DUF4363 family protein, whose product is MRVLIISTLAVLLVIGGWMILYNTINNNFTELTSTLNKVSENIEAQDWQLAYSELSKTNKKWKGLKNFLPLFLDHREIYKIDLMMTRADIYLKKKNVPLSLAEIEALKTILHMLKEEEVPNLINIL